One segment of Desulfosudis oleivorans Hxd3 DNA contains the following:
- a CDS encoding AMP-binding protein, with amino-acid sequence MTTQPGVKPWTKIPDYFDAAEMTTGILAFNEETCRRCGICSFICPARSIKSDRGPMKWKEGMPWLATVAPDVTNCIACGCCLAACPEGAITIERWFNPGYFYQRLSQTSDLVYPKCYLSTDPAPADTWPAPDPDMLSPRYGSREKWGMRANRLRMTGNVILGGSRFFLNEALRGRLFSTVNGFLSKTPSDISWTDLLEENARRVPDKPFLVYQNESYTYRQVDEQANRMARFLLALGGGQGSGVGILMRNSPRFLDIFFGAQKIGMYVVPINPELKGDGLAYIINHSDIDLLVADAELADAVRSVADRFEQRKKIIVNDIEAEARGMAVPETMDRLSRAYADFSPQHPGTGYRPEDICMIMYTSGTTGPPKGVVYRYNKTSVRLMCLAAHLMLRPSDTYYTPYALCHGNALLATTTMTMGVRATMALARKFSASRFWEDVRRHRATVFNTIGSIIPILMKQPEKPDDADNHVRFVTSSGCPPEMWGPFEKRFGVKLYEAYGAIDGGGKGIFNFGTAPAGSLGRIPRVVNYRLVDDRGRDVPVGVPGELLFEAKKTSGRVEYYKNPAASRKKSGDGWLHTGDLVKQDINGFLYFVGRNTESMRKGGENVSAYEVEQVIMDHPAVEEAAVYAVPSDLAEDDILAAVRLVATKTLTPEDLIAFLSDRLARFAVPRYIRFMDEFPKTSSHRIIKGVLEKEGITDDTFDAQQA; translated from the coding sequence ATGACGACACAACCCGGCGTAAAACCCTGGACAAAAATTCCCGACTATTTTGATGCCGCGGAAATGACCACCGGCATTCTTGCCTTTAATGAAGAAACCTGCAGGCGGTGCGGCATCTGCTCTTTTATCTGCCCGGCCCGGTCCATCAAAAGCGACCGGGGGCCCATGAAATGGAAGGAAGGCATGCCGTGGCTGGCCACGGTGGCGCCCGATGTTACCAACTGCATTGCCTGCGGCTGCTGCCTGGCCGCCTGTCCGGAGGGGGCCATCACCATCGAACGGTGGTTTAATCCCGGATACTTTTATCAGCGACTCTCCCAGACCAGCGACCTGGTCTATCCCAAGTGCTACCTTTCGACAGACCCCGCGCCGGCGGACACGTGGCCCGCGCCGGACCCGGACATGCTTTCTCCCCGGTACGGTTCCCGGGAAAAGTGGGGCATGCGGGCCAACCGTCTCCGTATGACCGGCAACGTGATTTTGGGCGGTTCCCGGTTTTTTTTAAACGAGGCCCTTCGCGGCCGGCTGTTTTCGACGGTAAACGGCTTTTTATCCAAAACCCCGTCTGACATCTCCTGGACTGACCTGCTGGAGGAAAACGCCCGCCGGGTGCCGGACAAACCCTTTCTGGTGTATCAAAACGAGTCGTACACCTACCGCCAGGTCGATGAACAGGCCAACCGGATGGCCCGGTTTCTTCTTGCTTTGGGCGGTGGCCAGGGGTCCGGCGTGGGCATTCTGATGCGCAATTCCCCCCGGTTTCTGGATATTTTTTTCGGCGCCCAGAAGATCGGCATGTACGTGGTGCCCATCAACCCGGAGCTCAAGGGTGACGGCCTTGCCTACATCATCAACCACAGTGACATCGACCTGCTGGTGGCCGACGCCGAACTGGCAGACGCGGTCCGGTCGGTTGCGGACCGTTTTGAACAGCGCAAAAAAATCATTGTCAACGACATCGAAGCCGAGGCCCGGGGAATGGCCGTTCCCGAAACCATGGACCGGCTGAGCCGGGCCTATGCCGATTTTTCGCCCCAACACCCGGGCACCGGTTATCGGCCGGAAGACATCTGCATGATCATGTACACCTCCGGCACCACCGGTCCGCCCAAGGGGGTTGTGTATCGCTACAACAAAACCTCGGTCCGGCTGATGTGCCTGGCGGCTCACCTGATGCTCAGGCCGAGCGACACCTACTATACGCCCTATGCCCTTTGCCACGGCAACGCGCTGCTGGCCACCACCACCATGACCATGGGGGTTCGGGCCACCATGGCCCTGGCAAGAAAATTTTCCGCCAGCCGCTTCTGGGAGGATGTGCGCCGGCACCGGGCCACGGTATTCAACACCATCGGCTCGATCATTCCCATTCTCATGAAACAGCCGGAAAAGCCCGATGATGCCGACAATCATGTCCGGTTTGTCACCTCCTCCGGGTGTCCGCCGGAGATGTGGGGGCCGTTTGAAAAACGGTTCGGGGTCAAGCTTTACGAGGCCTACGGCGCCATTGACGGCGGCGGCAAAGGCATCTTCAACTTCGGCACGGCACCGGCCGGCTCCCTGGGCCGGATTCCCCGGGTGGTAAACTACCGGCTGGTGGACGACAGGGGCCGGGACGTGCCTGTCGGTGTGCCGGGTGAACTGCTCTTTGAGGCAAAAAAGACATCCGGCCGGGTGGAGTATTACAAAAACCCGGCAGCCAGCCGGAAAAAATCCGGTGACGGGTGGCTGCATACCGGGGACCTGGTAAAACAGGACATCAACGGGTTTCTTTATTTTGTGGGCCGCAACACCGAATCCATGCGAAAGGGAGGGGAAAACGTCTCCGCCTATGAAGTGGAGCAGGTGATCATGGACCATCCGGCCGTTGAGGAAGCGGCGGTCTATGCCGTGCCCTCGGACCTGGCCGAAGACGACATTCTGGCCGCTGTCCGCCTGGTGGCAACCAAAACCCTGACCCCTGAAGACCTGATCGCCTTTCTTTCCGACAGGCTGGCCCGGTTTGCCGTTCCCCGGTATATCCGGTTTATGGATGAATTTCCCAAGACCAGCTCCCACCGGATCATCAAGGGCGTGCTGGAAAAAGAGGGCATCACGGACGACACGTTTGACGCGCAACAGGCATAG
- a CDS encoding acyl-CoA dehydrogenase family protein: MISRGEKVFRLGQRPAFDDMLIGLSAAPKIPAGLVRETREVVALARKFNDEVVRPYTAELDLKMHADPNFIPYEFVSKANEWGFYTMWIPRIFGGRGYNMPSMSVFVEEIGSACLAMANLIGVHYLGVATLCAAWNAAMINRLCRDVAAGEKNGVPCLISLAITEPGAGTDVEEVDLVDRANLSCLARRVEGGYMVNGTKIFISNGHISTWHMLITYTDLEKPSENTVMLAVKTGDKGFSFGRMEHKLGQKGCPASELVFKDCFIPDDRVCFGWDLAGPRPRRDRRAATMQVIDFVVSATRAGVGAFATGGARGAFETALAFAAETEVNGSLLINHEWAQCMLAEMYKNVVVSRLTYVEANHANGRYGFYRLMQQKIMFYYLKYVPAFIVEKIISPLLETPGATWLLRKVMADGQTDEELERCSGMASLSKFAASDAGIRNCHLALEMMGQAGLRHDRRAEKILRDAKLLQIYEGTNQLNRLNLFKNLIGRDYPQATVFDE; encoded by the coding sequence ATGATATCACGCGGGGAAAAAGTTTTTCGGCTCGGCCAGAGACCTGCCTTTGACGACATGCTTATCGGCCTGAGCGCGGCGCCCAAAATTCCGGCCGGCCTGGTCCGGGAAACGCGGGAGGTGGTGGCCCTGGCCCGAAAGTTCAACGACGAAGTGGTCCGGCCCTATACCGCGGAGCTGGACCTGAAGATGCACGCCGACCCGAACTTTATTCCCTACGAATTTGTCTCTAAGGCCAATGAATGGGGATTTTACACGATGTGGATTCCCCGCATCTTTGGCGGCAGGGGATACAACATGCCCAGCATGTCGGTCTTTGTGGAGGAGATCGGCTCGGCCTGCCTGGCCATGGCCAACCTCATCGGCGTGCACTACCTGGGGGTGGCCACGCTCTGCGCCGCCTGGAACGCGGCCATGATCAACCGGCTCTGCCGGGACGTGGCCGCCGGTGAAAAAAACGGGGTTCCCTGCCTGATCTCCCTGGCCATCACCGAGCCCGGGGCGGGCACCGACGTGGAGGAGGTGGACCTGGTGGACCGGGCCAACCTCTCCTGCCTGGCCCGGCGGGTGGAGGGCGGATACATGGTCAACGGCACCAAGATATTTATTTCCAACGGCCATATCTCCACCTGGCACATGCTCATCACCTACACCGACCTGGAAAAGCCGTCTGAAAACACGGTGATGCTGGCCGTCAAAACCGGAGACAAGGGGTTTTCCTTTGGCCGCATGGAACACAAGCTGGGGCAGAAAGGGTGCCCGGCCAGCGAACTGGTTTTCAAGGACTGCTTTATTCCCGATGACCGGGTCTGCTTCGGCTGGGACCTGGCCGGCCCACGGCCGAGGCGGGACCGAAGGGCCGCCACCATGCAAGTCATTGATTTCGTGGTGTCCGCCACCCGGGCCGGTGTGGGGGCCTTTGCCACGGGTGGCGCCCGGGGGGCCTTTGAAACGGCCCTGGCCTTTGCCGCTGAAACCGAGGTCAACGGTAGCCTGCTGATCAACCACGAGTGGGCCCAGTGCATGCTGGCCGAAATGTATAAAAACGTGGTGGTGTCCCGGCTGACCTACGTGGAGGCCAACCACGCCAACGGACGGTACGGCTTTTACCGGCTGATGCAGCAGAAAATCATGTTTTACTACTTAAAATACGTGCCGGCCTTTATTGTCGAAAAAATCATATCCCCGCTTCTGGAAACACCAGGGGCGACCTGGCTGCTGCGAAAGGTGATGGCCGACGGCCAGACCGACGAGGAGCTTGAGCGCTGCTCGGGCATGGCCTCGCTTTCCAAGTTTGCCGCCTCGGACGCAGGCATACGGAACTGCCACCTGGCCCTGGAGATGATGGGCCAGGCCGGGCTGCGGCACGACCGGCGGGCTGAAAAAATCCTGCGCGACGCCAAGCTCTTGCAGATTTACGAGGGCACCAACCAGCTCAACCGGCTCAACCTGTTTAAAAACCTCATCGGCCGGGATTATCCCCAGGCAACGGTGTTCGACGAGTAG
- the panC gene encoding pantoate--beta-alanine ligase codes for MDILRTAADMQAHSDRMRRQGKTIAFVPTMGFLHEGHLSLLETGKAHGDHLVLSIFVNPTQFAAGEDFASYPKSFEKDAQAAENQGVDVLFAPEATGLYEPGYETYVSLESLPNHLCGIFRPAHFRGVATVVAKLFNIVKPHVAIFGEKDFQQLAVIRRMARDMNFDIKIMGAPIVREPDGLAMSSRNTYLKPEQRPAALSLYKSLVLARQMVAAGETGAAAIIEAARNLIAGFSDTAIDYVAICDPDTLDDMDSLDRPALMALAVRVGTCRLIDNMMLVRP; via the coding sequence ATCGACATTCTTCGAACAGCCGCCGACATGCAGGCCCATTCAGACCGCATGCGCAGGCAGGGCAAAACCATCGCCTTTGTTCCCACCATGGGCTTTCTTCATGAGGGACATCTGTCCCTGCTTGAAACCGGCAAGGCCCACGGGGACCATCTGGTGCTCAGCATTTTTGTCAACCCCACCCAGTTTGCCGCGGGCGAGGATTTTGCGTCCTATCCAAAAAGCTTTGAGAAAGACGCCCAGGCCGCGGAAAACCAGGGCGTGGACGTTCTTTTCGCGCCGGAAGCAACCGGTCTTTACGAGCCGGGGTATGAGACCTATGTGTCGCTGGAGTCCCTTCCCAACCACCTGTGCGGTATATTCCGGCCCGCCCATTTTCGGGGGGTGGCCACGGTCGTGGCCAAGCTGTTTAATATCGTCAAACCCCATGTGGCCATCTTCGGGGAAAAGGATTTTCAGCAGCTGGCCGTGATCCGGCGCATGGCCCGGGACATGAACTTTGACATAAAGATTATGGGCGCTCCTATTGTGCGGGAACCCGACGGCCTTGCCATGAGTTCCCGCAACACCTATCTTAAACCGGAACAGCGGCCGGCGGCCCTTTCCCTTTATAAGTCCCTGGTTCTGGCCCGGCAGATGGTTGCCGCCGGTGAAACAGGGGCGGCCGCCATCATCGAAGCGGCCCGGAACCTGATAGCAGGTTTTTCCGACACCGCCATTGATTATGTGGCCATCTGTGATCCGGACACCCTGGACGACATGGACAGTCTCGACCGGCCGGCCCTCATGGCCCTGGCCGTGCGCGTGGGCACCTGCCGGCTGATTGATAACATGATGCTGGTCCGGCCCTGA
- a CDS encoding LVIVD repeat-containing protein: MKQRLSRWMITIFCCLWATGVHALVGDIQLLNRWPMAGPNSIAIADIDGTDYVFVGDGEVVSVYDTTPALLSRFDVALSGAADLDKPGEVAGTEGIYGIFYAENHLYVACGNEGLQIFDVTDPLNVGTPTGVYIPRETLGRAKVSDVTVLDGYAYLTYFLLTSEGYDSGIQVIDVTNPANPVLKGESELPDTFADLKRAQGLHVTDIDGTLYAFVADLYNGLAIFDVNVPADPHAEASCYFTYAYDVTVAEIPADSGNYYAYVADDFAGLRIISFDPDEFTNEVDILYGAEGNVIPTCQYAGGSSKALSVTVDPANELVFVGDQYYGLLAIDVSDVAKINTLPGDVDLTGYVTNYATDMTSAYSVCAETGGPTVVYVADAIKGFQRASLVDPMDETTWEITGVENTNTPADADALFIDENTNYIYVVDDDATNAGHDEGLRIFYAIVSEEYLTFLLKGKLPTDGEAKDVYVHDGYVYVADGSKGLKIIDPGLPEDGDDADEDGDNQFVAQPELTGSCVVAGGTGDAMDVVVSGTFAYVAAGAGGLSIINVVNKTAPQEKGVLGGAHISDARAVWVKDVDGNGTDDYAYVADGGNGLKIVDISDKTNPALVKTVALEGTAQSVFELRGRAYVAGGDAGFHVVFVSDLENARLVSGYNAAPFEDVKDVFAAISNESPAVDLLWVATGKTGMGFFTYPPDVPPQLVVHFDTFGDAKAVSVFGDFAFLADGAGGLLATTVSTASGGATDEGWDWLAGIVPVDIHSTTYGGSSGCAVDTVRPAATGLWQSLKKLFHKGSAF, from the coding sequence ATGAAACAGCGTCTGTCCCGATGGATGATCACTATTTTCTGCTGCCTCTGGGCAACCGGTGTCCATGCCCTTGTGGGCGATATTCAGCTGCTCAACCGCTGGCCCATGGCCGGCCCCAATTCGATTGCCATTGCCGATATCGACGGCACCGACTATGTCTTTGTCGGGGACGGAGAGGTGGTTTCCGTGTATGACACCACTCCGGCCCTGCTTTCCCGGTTTGACGTCGCCCTTTCCGGAGCGGCGGACCTGGATAAACCCGGCGAGGTGGCAGGCACCGAAGGTATTTACGGAATTTTTTACGCGGAGAACCACCTGTATGTAGCCTGCGGCAACGAGGGGTTGCAAATCTTTGACGTGACGGACCCGCTGAATGTTGGAACACCCACGGGTGTGTATATTCCCCGGGAAACTCTGGGCCGGGCAAAGGTTTCGGATGTGACGGTACTGGACGGATACGCCTACCTGACCTATTTTCTGCTGACCTCCGAAGGGTACGACAGTGGCATTCAGGTGATTGATGTAACAAATCCCGCGAATCCTGTGCTGAAAGGTGAAAGCGAGCTGCCCGACACCTTTGCCGATCTGAAACGGGCTCAAGGCCTTCATGTAACAGACATTGACGGAACCCTTTATGCGTTTGTGGCTGACCTTTATAACGGTCTGGCGATTTTTGATGTAAACGTGCCTGCCGATCCACACGCAGAGGCCTCTTGCTATTTTACCTATGCCTATGACGTGACCGTTGCCGAAATTCCGGCCGACAGCGGCAATTATTATGCGTATGTGGCCGATGATTTTGCCGGATTGCGTATCATCTCCTTTGATCCGGACGAGTTTACCAATGAAGTGGACATCCTGTACGGTGCGGAAGGAAATGTCATTCCCACCTGCCAGTATGCCGGCGGCTCTTCCAAGGCCCTGTCCGTGACGGTTGATCCGGCAAATGAGCTGGTATTTGTCGGAGACCAGTATTATGGACTGCTGGCGATTGATGTGTCGGACGTTGCTAAGATCAACACCCTTCCGGGAGATGTGGACCTGACAGGCTATGTAACCAACTATGCCACGGATATGACCAGTGCCTACAGCGTGTGCGCGGAGACCGGTGGTCCCACGGTTGTTTATGTGGCAGACGCCATCAAGGGATTTCAGCGGGCTTCTCTGGTGGATCCCATGGACGAAACAACCTGGGAGATAACAGGCGTGGAAAACACCAATACCCCCGCAGATGCCGACGCCCTGTTTATTGACGAGAACACCAATTATATTTATGTCGTGGACGATGATGCCACCAATGCGGGACACGATGAGGGGCTTAGAATATTTTATGCTATTGTTTCAGAAGAATATTTAACCTTTTTGCTTAAAGGAAAGCTGCCCACCGATGGTGAGGCAAAGGATGTCTATGTACACGACGGGTACGTTTATGTGGCCGACGGCTCCAAGGGGCTGAAGATCATTGATCCGGGGCTGCCGGAAGATGGAGACGACGCGGATGAGGATGGCGACAACCAGTTTGTGGCCCAGCCGGAACTTACGGGAAGCTGCGTGGTGGCCGGCGGTACCGGGGATGCCATGGATGTTGTGGTGTCCGGCACTTTTGCCTATGTGGCGGCCGGGGCCGGCGGGCTGAGTATCATCAACGTGGTCAACAAAACCGCGCCTCAAGAAAAAGGGGTACTGGGCGGCGCCCATATTTCAGACGCCCGGGCCGTATGGGTCAAGGATGTGGATGGCAATGGTACCGATGACTATGCCTATGTGGCCGACGGGGGTAACGGTTTAAAAATAGTCGACATTTCCGACAAAACCAACCCCGCGCTTGTCAAAACCGTTGCGCTTGAGGGAACGGCCCAGAGCGTTTTTGAACTCAGAGGCCGGGCGTATGTGGCGGGCGGGGATGCGGGGTTTCACGTAGTTTTTGTGTCAGATCTGGAAAACGCCCGGCTGGTCAGCGGGTATAACGCCGCCCCCTTTGAGGATGTAAAAGATGTGTTTGCCGCCATTTCCAATGAAAGCCCGGCCGTGGACCTGCTCTGGGTGGCCACCGGAAAAACCGGTATGGGCTTTTTTACCTATCCGCCCGACGTGCCCCCTCAACTGGTGGTTCATTTCGATACCTTTGGTGACGCAAAGGCAGTCTCTGTGTTTGGTGACTTTGCTTTCCTTGCCGACGGTGCGGGCGGGCTTCTGGCCACAACCGTGTCCACGGCCAGCGGAGGAGCCACAGATGAAGGGTGGGACTGGCTGGCCGGGATCGTTCCCGTCGATATTCATTCAACCACCTATGGGGGATCTTCGGGATGTGCTGTGGACACAGTGCGGCCCGCCGCCACAGGGCTGTGGCAGTCTTTAAAAAAGCTTTTTCATAAAGGGTCGGCCTTTTGA
- a CDS encoding single-stranded DNA-binding protein, giving the protein MAGVNKAIIVGRLGRDPELRYTQDGRAVASFSVATSEEWKDKDSGDKKERTEWHRVVAFGRLGEICGEYLAKGRLVYVDGRLQTRSWEKDGVTRYTTEIVAANMQILEPKGSGGSGGGGSMGEPVADDAGIPDDIPF; this is encoded by the coding sequence ATGGCAGGCGTAAACAAGGCGATTATCGTTGGAAGACTGGGAAGAGACCCGGAATTGCGCTACACACAGGACGGACGGGCCGTGGCCAGTTTCAGCGTGGCCACATCCGAAGAGTGGAAAGACAAGGATTCCGGCGACAAAAAAGAACGCACCGAGTGGCACCGGGTCGTGGCCTTCGGCCGGCTCGGTGAGATCTGCGGCGAATACCTGGCCAAGGGCCGGCTGGTCTATGTGGATGGACGGCTTCAGACCCGGTCCTGGGAAAAGGACGGGGTCACGCGCTATACCACGGAGATCGTGGCTGCCAACATGCAGATTCTCGAACCCAAGGGCAGCGGCGGCTCCGGTGGCGGCGGCTCCATGGGCGAGCCGGTTGCCGATGATGCGGGCATTCCCGACGACATCCCCTTCTAA
- a CDS encoding twin-arginine translocase TatA/TatE family subunit, with protein sequence MFGIGMPELIIILVIVLIIFGAGKLPDIGAGIGKSIKNFKKATAEVEENDSDKEKIEDKKS encoded by the coding sequence ATGTTTGGCATCGGCATGCCGGAACTGATTATCATTCTTGTGATCGTGCTGATCATCTTCGGCGCAGGCAAGCTGCCCGACATCGGCGCGGGCATCGGCAAGAGCATTAAAAACTTTAAAAAAGCCACGGCCGAGGTCGAAGAGAACGACAGCGACAAGGAAAAGATCGAAGACAAGAAGTCCTGA
- a CDS encoding uroporphyrinogen decarboxylase/cobalamine-independent methonine synthase family protein yields MKASFYPDRRAALIGSLPMTDHAAATQLVFEHAPDIPLWVQLPAYPAEGMLAQFLPGFPGVSEQNGKLFINTQDPAFHDDVLGFYEAYLAAEQDPSVLDGSVFALDTTVAAGFFEFLNQAGPVADRLFAVKGQITGPFTFATGVTDDQGRALFYDDQLRDVAVKLIAAKARWQARRLAALGRPVIIFFDEPALTAFGSSAYISISRADVTACFEEVFAAVHAEGALAGVHVCANAEWDLILDSSADIVSFDSYSFFDKFVLYADHIRRFIDREGLLAWGIVPTGDKEAIGKETVASLVALWHEQVARVEKLGIDRTTIERLSLITPSCGTGSLDMDSALRVLELNAGVSKALRAGQ; encoded by the coding sequence ATGAAAGCATCGTTTTATCCGGACCGGCGGGCCGCCCTGATCGGCAGCCTGCCCATGACCGACCATGCAGCAGCCACGCAACTGGTGTTCGAACACGCGCCCGATATTCCGCTGTGGGTGCAGTTGCCGGCCTACCCGGCCGAGGGCATGCTGGCCCAGTTTCTGCCCGGGTTTCCCGGTGTGAGCGAACAGAACGGCAAGCTGTTTATCAACACCCAGGACCCTGCCTTTCATGACGACGTGCTGGGCTTTTATGAGGCTTACCTGGCAGCGGAGCAGGACCCGTCCGTGCTTGATGGTTCCGTTTTCGCCTTAGACACCACGGTGGCCGCCGGGTTTTTCGAGTTTTTAAACCAGGCCGGGCCTGTTGCCGACCGGCTGTTTGCCGTCAAGGGCCAGATCACCGGACCCTTTACCTTTGCCACGGGCGTGACAGACGACCAGGGCCGTGCCCTGTTTTACGACGACCAGCTTCGGGACGTGGCGGTCAAGCTGATCGCGGCCAAGGCCCGGTGGCAGGCCCGCCGCCTGGCCGCCCTGGGCCGGCCGGTGATCATTTTTTTTGACGAGCCGGCCCTGACCGCATTCGGCTCTTCGGCGTATATCAGTATCTCCCGGGCCGATGTAACGGCCTGCTTTGAGGAGGTGTTTGCCGCGGTGCATGCCGAAGGTGCCTTGGCCGGGGTCCATGTGTGCGCCAATGCCGAGTGGGACCTGATTTTGGATTCTTCGGCCGATATCGTCAGCTTTGACAGTTATTCCTTTTTTGACAAGTTTGTGCTCTACGCGGACCACATCCGGCGGTTTATCGACCGGGAAGGACTTCTGGCCTGGGGCATTGTGCCCACCGGCGACAAAGAGGCGATTGGCAAAGAGACCGTGGCGTCCCTGGTCGCACTCTGGCATGAACAGGTCGCCCGGGTTGAAAAGCTGGGCATCGACAGGACAACCATTGAGCGGCTCTCGCTGATCACGCCGAGCTGCGGCACCGGGTCTCTTGACATGGACTCGGCCCTGCGTGTGCTGGAATTGAATGCCGGGGTGTCGAAAGCGCTGCGGGCCGGGCAATGA
- a CDS encoding AAA family ATPase — protein sequence MSETGQFTGASRYVLDSELAQIVNVSMALEMPLLLKGEPGTGKTMLAYAIAESLGMPLIVLNVKSSMKLVEALYQYDTLTRLNDARFGDSNRNVSDIEDYIKMGKIGQAFTADTRTVLLIDEIDKADTDFQDDMLDVLDQMTFDIVEIDKTIRAKTRPVIIITSNAKKDLSDPFLGRCNFHHIAFPDPKMMRKILQVHFSDIDDLLLDNTVDVFYRLRQLESIEKKPATRELINWIRALRADRDFNPKKLAKGEIPFLGVLFKKSRDYEQAFSAVERRRLL from the coding sequence ATGAGTGAAACCGGACAGTTTACCGGCGCCAGCCGGTATGTGTTGGACAGCGAACTGGCCCAGATCGTCAATGTCTCCATGGCCCTGGAAATGCCCCTGCTGTTAAAGGGCGAGCCGGGCACGGGCAAAACCATGCTGGCTTACGCCATTGCCGAAAGCCTGGGCATGCCCCTGATCGTGCTCAACGTGAAGTCCAGCATGAAGCTGGTGGAGGCCCTGTACCAGTACGACACCCTCACCCGGCTCAACGACGCCCGGTTCGGGGACTCCAACCGGAACGTGAGCGACATCGAGGACTACATTAAAATGGGCAAGATCGGCCAGGCTTTTACCGCCGATACCCGCACCGTGCTGCTCATCGATGAGATCGACAAGGCAGACACCGATTTTCAGGACGACATGCTTGATGTGCTGGACCAGATGACCTTTGACATCGTGGAGATCGACAAAACCATTCGGGCCAAAACCCGGCCGGTGATCATCATCACCTCCAACGCGAAAAAAGACCTGTCCGACCCGTTCCTGGGCCGGTGCAACTTTCATCACATCGCCTTTCCCGATCCCAAGATGATGCGAAAGATCCTTCAGGTCCACTTTTCGGACATTGATGACCTGCTGCTGGACAACACAGTGGATGTGTTTTACCGGCTGCGCCAGCTGGAGAGTATTGAAAAGAAACCGGCCACCCGGGAGCTGATCAACTGGATTCGGGCCTTGCGGGCCGACCGGGACTTTAACCCCAAGAAACTGGCCAAGGGCGAAATTCCCTTTCTGGGCGTGCTGTTTAAAAAAAGCCGCGACTATGAGCAGGCCTTTTCCGCGGTGGAGCGGCGGCGGCTCCTGTAG